In Haemophilus parainfluenzae, one genomic interval encodes:
- the glpB gene encoding glycerol-3-phosphate dehydrogenase subunit GlpB — MNFDVVIIGGGLAGLTCGIALQEQGKRCVIINNGQAAIDFASGSLDLLSRLPNGAFVKNIPENLTALAAQLPQHPYSIMGAERVLAKAQDFEKLAESLNLDLIGSTAENHLRVTGLGSLRGAWLSPNSVPTVQGETPFPYKKIAVLGIEGYHDFQPELLADNLTLNPQFAHCDVKTGFLNIPELDQLRANSREFRSVNIAQVLEYKLKFDDLVAEMKEAAKGTEAIFLPACFGLENQEFMESLRKATGLPLFELPTLPPSLLGMRQRIQLRHRFEKLGGLMMNGDSALKAHFHGNKVRAIQTRLHEEEEITAEHFVLASGSFFSKGLVSEFDKIYEPVFHSDIIGVEGFNDTDRFTWTDHRFSNPQPYQSAGVAINAQCQVKKSGQFLTNLYAVGNVIGGFNALELGCGSGVAVVTALAVADEILHNTH; from the coding sequence ATGAATTTTGATGTAGTGATTATTGGTGGCGGCCTTGCAGGTTTAACTTGCGGAATCGCCCTACAAGAACAAGGCAAACGTTGTGTCATTATCAATAACGGCCAAGCAGCGATTGATTTTGCATCTGGCTCATTGGATTTATTAAGCCGTTTACCAAATGGTGCGTTTGTTAAAAATATTCCTGAAAATTTGACCGCACTTGCAGCTCAATTACCACAACACCCTTATAGCATTATGGGTGCTGAACGTGTATTAGCGAAAGCACAAGATTTCGAAAAATTAGCGGAATCATTAAATTTAGATTTAATTGGTTCAACTGCAGAAAATCATCTTCGCGTAACGGGTTTAGGTAGCTTACGTGGTGCATGGCTTTCACCAAATAGCGTGCCAACTGTACAAGGCGAAACGCCATTCCCGTATAAAAAAATTGCGGTTTTAGGCATTGAAGGCTACCACGATTTCCAACCAGAATTATTGGCAGATAACCTCACGCTGAATCCACAATTTGCACATTGTGACGTGAAAACGGGCTTTTTAAATATTCCTGAATTGGATCAGTTACGTGCAAATTCGCGCGAATTCCGCAGTGTGAACATTGCGCAAGTTTTAGAATATAAACTGAAATTTGATGATCTTGTGGCTGAAATGAAAGAAGCCGCGAAAGGTACAGAAGCGATTTTCTTACCGGCTTGTTTCGGTTTAGAAAATCAAGAGTTTATGGAGTCACTTCGTAAAGCAACTGGGTTACCATTATTTGAATTGCCAACTTTACCACCGTCTTTATTAGGTATGCGTCAACGTATTCAATTACGTCATCGTTTTGAGAAATTAGGCGGACTCATGATGAATGGTGATAGCGCATTAAAAGCACATTTTCATGGCAACAAAGTTCGTGCTATTCAAACGCGTTTGCACGAAGAGGAAGAAATCACGGCTGAGCATTTCGTCTTAGCGTCAGGCAGCTTCTTCAGTAAAGGTTTAGTTTCTGAATTCGATAAAATCTACGAACCCGTATTCCATTCTGACATCATTGGTGTGGAAGGCTTTAACGATACCGATCGTTTTACTTGGACAGATCACCGTTTCTCAAATCCACAACCGTACCAATCTGCAGGTGTGGCGATTAACGCGCAATGCCAAGTGAAAAAGAGCGGTCAATTTTTAACGAATTTATATGCGGTGGGTAATGTGATTGGTGGTTTCAATGCACTAGAACTCGGTTGTGGTTCAGGCGTGGCAGTGGTAACAGCGCTTGCTGTTGCTGATGAAATTCTTCACAACACACATTAA
- the glpC gene encoding anaerobic glycerol-3-phosphate dehydrogenase subunit GlpC, producing the protein MNIQQLIENAKQSLNAPHHHHAFDESFESCIKCTACTAVCPVSRQNPNYPGPKQSGPDGERLRLKSAELYDEALKYCTNCKRCEIACPSDVKIGDIIVRARNKYLAQQHKPAVQKLRDAILSNTDIMGSLNTPLAPIVNTITGLKATKFVLEKALKISRHRTLPKYSFGTFRSWYMKKMLESQQKFERKVAYYHGCYVNYNNPQLGKEFIQVFNAMDIGVVLLEKEKCCGLPLSVNQFPERAKKIAQFNTDYISKMVDENGLDVISEASSCALNLRDEYHHILGIDNAKVRPHIHMVTPFLYQLFKEGKTLPLKPLKLRVAYHTACHVDKAGWAPYTLEVLKQIPGLEVVMLPSQCCGIAGTYGFKEENYEVSQSIGKNLFDNINAGGFDYVISECQTCKWQIDMSSNVTCIHPLTLLCMSMNQA; encoded by the coding sequence ATGAACATTCAACAATTAATTGAAAATGCAAAACAATCCCTTAATGCACCACATCATCATCATGCCTTTGATGAAAGCTTTGAGAGCTGTATTAAATGTACGGCTTGTACAGCGGTATGCCCGGTTTCGCGTCAAAATCCAAACTATCCAGGTCCAAAACAATCAGGACCAGATGGTGAGCGTTTACGCTTAAAATCAGCCGAGCTTTACGATGAAGCATTGAAATACTGCACTAACTGTAAACGTTGTGAAATTGCGTGTCCGTCTGATGTAAAAATTGGTGACATTATTGTTCGTGCAAGAAATAAATACCTTGCCCAACAACACAAGCCAGCAGTGCAAAAATTACGTGATGCGATTTTAAGTAACACCGATATTATGGGATCACTTAACACACCGCTTGCGCCGATTGTTAATACCATCACAGGTTTGAAAGCGACAAAATTTGTGTTGGAAAAAGCGTTAAAAATCAGCCGTCATCGTACGTTACCAAAATATTCTTTTGGTACGTTCCGCAGCTGGTATATGAAAAAAATGTTGGAAAGCCAACAAAAATTCGAACGCAAAGTGGCGTATTATCACGGCTGTTATGTGAACTACAATAATCCACAATTAGGTAAAGAATTTATTCAAGTGTTCAATGCTATGGACATTGGTGTGGTGTTATTGGAAAAAGAAAAATGCTGTGGCTTGCCATTAAGCGTGAACCAATTCCCAGAACGAGCGAAAAAAATCGCACAATTTAACACCGATTACATCAGCAAAATGGTGGATGAAAATGGCTTAGATGTGATCAGTGAAGCATCAAGTTGTGCCTTAAATTTACGTGATGAATATCATCATATTTTAGGTATTGACAATGCGAAAGTTCGTCCACATATTCACATGGTGACACCATTCTTATATCAACTCTTTAAAGAAGGTAAAACCTTACCGCTTAAACCATTGAAATTGCGTGTGGCTTATCACACCGCATGTCACGTGGATAAAGCGGGGTGGGCACCATACACCTTGGAAGTGTTAAAACAAATTCCAGGCTTAGAAGTGGTGATGTTACCATCACAATGTTGTGGTATCGCAGGGACATACGGTTTCAAAGAAGAAAACTATGAGGTTTCCCAATCTATCGGTAAAAACTTATTCGATAACATCAATGCAGGCGGATTTGATTACGTGATCTCTGAATGCCAAACTTGTAAATGGCAGATTGATATGTCATCTAACGTGACTTGTATCCATCCATTGACGTTATTGTGTATGTCGATGAATCAAGCTTAG